The following are from one region of the Paenibacillus sp. KS-LC4 genome:
- a CDS encoding TetR/AcrR family transcriptional regulator, with protein MARSKEFEVNEVLDKAIQLFWTQGYEKTSMNELVSFMGIHRRSIYDTFGDKHALFMKALERYGAKQANRMKLHLETQRPVKALIRELLESALTNEGEPLGCFLVNSGVELGVLDEEVASLVNGSYDYMEKLLMNVVIKGQQSGELKTDFEPEAVSQYLMNAWRGLRTLVKTTTDQQKLNHIFDMTMSVLD; from the coding sequence ATGGCAAGATCAAAAGAATTCGAAGTGAATGAAGTATTAGACAAAGCCATACAGCTATTCTGGACACAAGGGTACGAAAAAACTTCAATGAATGAGTTGGTTAGCTTTATGGGCATCCACCGCAGAAGTATTTATGATACGTTTGGGGATAAGCATGCCCTTTTTATGAAAGCTCTCGAGCGATATGGGGCTAAGCAAGCCAACAGAATGAAACTGCACCTTGAAACACAAAGGCCGGTCAAGGCGCTAATTCGGGAGCTGCTAGAGTCGGCTTTAACAAATGAAGGAGAGCCTTTAGGGTGTTTTTTGGTCAATTCGGGTGTTGAGCTTGGCGTGTTGGACGAAGAAGTTGCAAGCCTAGTTAATGGAAGTTATGACTACATGGAGAAATTACTCATGAACGTTGTCATAAAGGGTCAGCAATCGGGTGAGCTTAAGACGGATTTTGAGCCTGAAGCGGTTTCCCAATATTTAATGAATGCGTGGCGGGGGCTGCGTACGCTGGTTAAGACAACAACGGATCAACAAAAATTAAATCATATTTTTGATATGACAATGTCCGTCTTAGATTAA